The Phragmites australis chromosome 13, lpPhrAust1.1, whole genome shotgun sequence DNA window cCCTGCATTTGCAGTGCCACTGCTCGACTGAACTTGCCCAGCAGGATATCCAGCGCTACCAACTGCACCATACAAGCTTGCAACATCCGTAGCTGCACAGCTGCTTACTGGGTTCGGAGGCACAGTGTAGCCAGCAGGATAACTAGGCACGGCACTTTGCGCATAACCTGGAACTGGATAGCCAGAATAACCTGCATATGCGTTAGCTTGTGCAGCATGCATCTGATAAGCAGAAGCAGCATCATAAGCTGTCGTGTATGTGTATGCCCCAGCCTGGGTTCCCTGCTGATATGCCGCAGCCTGGGTTCCAGGCTGATATGTGGAGGGGTAATTGGCATATGCACTTGCATATGGGTTTGTGGCCGCTGACACAGCTGTAGCTTGTGCAGTCCCAGGCTGTGACAGTGTCACCTGTGCACCAGACGCCTGAGCCGCAGCTGCTGCCTGTGCTGCTACTCATTGAAAGAATCAGATGGAATCAAAACATCAGAGTATGAAATTATGCACACAAGGAGCAaaatatgtatgcatgtatatcTCAAGATAAATTATGTGCACATGCACATAAATGTAATTGTCAATTTCTCATAAATTACATATGCAAATGTTTTCTCATAAAGAGGCCTAGAGATACAAGGCAATTAGCTATTTGATAAGCTCCTATATGTTTCCAGCTATAATATTGAAGCCCAAAACAAAAATACTTGTGagctaagcaataaaatatgtTTGGCAAAGTTTAGCTATCATCCCCTCAGGTAAgcctaagaaaaataaaaactatCTTACACACATAAGCTACCAAAAGCTTCCCAGTAAAGTTGCGCCAAAGAAATCAGAAAGTGTACCCAATTTGCTACAGAAGTTGAAGCCTAGTCTAGAACAACCATTTTTGATGGCACATTGCTAATGATAGAATAGTATGTGCCAAAATACAATAAAATTGTGGACAAGGTCTTAAAAGATCAATATGTAACTTATGACTAGTTTTCTAGAACTGTGAATAACACAGTTCTTCAGTTTTCAGAAGAAAATTTAGCCAATGTAGTTCTAGGGTTGACATGTGATTTACGTAGAGTCATCAGTGATGAAAAAATCAGCCAAGTAATCGGTGATCGGCAGGGCAACAAGTAGATTAGCCTGTTATCGGCTCTAAAATCGACCAGTCAACCCGATTAGTCGGGTTGTTAGACCCATTAATCCCCTCACTCAGGTAGCAAAACGACTCGCGTCGCAACTCAACCCCAATAGCGCCCGCCCCTCATGCCTCTCGTGCCGCCGCCGCTTAGCTCCGacgcctcctgtatcagtcccagCAGAGCGCCGCCCCTCTTGAAGCCGGAGTCGCCTCCTCAAGGCCATGTATGGTAGCACCATAGCATAgcagcaacactgtagcagtagaCCGACTGACTGCGTGAGGAACTAAGCCTCCCTTTTTGGTTTTTGAAAAGAGGAAGCAATTAAGAATGACGAGCACCAGTGAAAGTGCAAATGCTAGAGTCCTTCAGAGAAATTCAGATGATATAGGATGGGAATTTGGATGCTTGATTGATGCAAATAATTTACAAAGAGTACAATGCAAATTGTGTGGAAAGCAAATGGGTGGAGGGATTTTTAGGCTCAAGTGTCATGTTGCTCAAGTTAAAGGGCAAGTGACAAGTTGTGTCAAGGCCACAAAGGAGCAGCAAGAGAAGTGTAAGAAGTCTCTTGACGAAACAAAGGCTAAGAAGGTGGCTAAGGTTCAACATGAGCAAGAGCTAAGAGACATCACCATTGAAAAAGATGGAGCCGAGGTAGAAGAGATTGATGAAACTAGTTTTAGTGCTAGTGCACCGAAGAAGGCAGGGCCTATGGATAATTTTGTGAACCCAATTGATCGTTCCATCTCTATGACGAGGCAACAAAATATAAATGACGCTATTGACAAGGAGAGAACTTATAAGGTGGGGCAATATTTGGAAGATGGTTGTACAAGAGAAATATTCCTTTCAATAGTATCAACGATGATGACTTCAAGCAATTTTGTGAGGCTCTTGGTCGGTATGGTCTAAATTGGAAGCAACATTCCCAATATATTTTTAAGGGGAAGATGGTGTTAGAGGAGGTAGAGGAGGTACAAAGAACTAAGGATTTGTTGAATCCACATGAACTAGAGAGGGTGCAAACAGGGTGCTCTATCATGACCAATGCTTGGACGGACAAGAAAAGGAGGAGCATTGTGAACTTGTGTGTGCATTGCAAGTTGGGGACTTCCTTTATAGAATCAAAAGAGGCTTCAGCTGATGCACACACAAGTGCATACATATTTGGTTATGTGGATGAGGGCATTGAGAAAATAAGTCCCAAAAATGTTGTGCAAGTAGTCATGGATAATGCTTCCAATAACATGGGAGCAAAGGAGATGTTAAAGGAGAAAAGGCCAAACATATTCTGGACCTCATGTGGAACTCACACCCTCAACTTAATGGTAGAAGCACTTGGCAAGATGAAACAATTCTCTCTTACAATCACTAAAGCCAAGGAAAtgacaatttttatatattcaCATCCTACTACATTGTCTTTAATGAGAATTCATACTAAAAAGAGAGATATTGTTAGGCCGGGTGTGACAAGATTCGCTTCCTCATTTCTTACCTTGTAAAGTTTGCTTGCTaagaaaaaacaagagaaaTGGCTTGTAGTGAGGCTTGGAAACAATGCAAGCACTCAAGGTCAAGGAAAGGAAAGTAAAGTTGCATATGCCACAATAATGACTAGGGGCTTTTGGAACAATGTTGCTCTTTGCATCAAGGTTTGTGAGCCATTGGTGAAATTGCTTCGCTTGGCCGGTAGTGATGGTACATCTATGGCCTCTATGTATGGAGAACTTTTAGAGGCAAAGAAGGCCATCAAGCTTGCTGTTGGCAATTCAGAAAGAAATAATAATGTGATCATTGGATCCATGGAAAGCAAGATAAGTGGAAAGCTTGATTCTCCATTACACATGGCAGCATACCTCTTGAATCCCCGTTATAGCTATGTGGATACATCAATCTTTGGACATGTAGAAATCATGACTGGCTTCATGGATGCTAGTGAAATGTTTTATCATGGAGATGATGATAAGCAAAATCTTGCTCTTAATGTAGACTTGCCTATGTTTAGATATCAACAAGGCATGTTTGGGAAGGTGGCGGCCACTAAAGcaattcacaatgataattTTGCTGCCAGTAAGCTTGTGTGTTCTTGCAAAAttatcatacatatacatacttaCGCAATTTCGCTTAATTGTAGGGTTGTGGTGATCAACTTACAGATTGCAAGTTCCTACGTTGCAAAGAATGGCTGTCGGGATACTAAGACCTCAAGTGCATCCAGATGTGAAAGAAATTGGAGCGCATTTGAAATGGTAACTCTCACAATCCCACTATTGAAATCTTTAGCTTCCTAAATCCTCACCAAACTTTCCTAACTAGTTTTTATTTTGCAGTTTGAAGGTAGATGCAAAGAGGAGAAATAAACTAGATGTGTGTCGTGTGAGCAATCTAGTATTTGTTCAATTCAATGGAAGAATGATGGACAAAAGAAAGAAGTGTTCTATCTATAGTGATGTCCTTCTAGGTGAAGATGCTTCCCATGCACAGGATTGGATATATGAATGTGATGAAGAGGTTGATCCTACAACAGGGTTGTCGTATGATGTAATTGATAAAGCAATGGGGCCACAGAAGCAATATAGCCTTGTAGGAGCCAAAGAGTGAGAGAGCTCTATTAAGTAGAAGAATTTGTTTCTGAAGATGATTCCGAACAAGAGTTCAATATGGAGGAAGAGATTGAATTTGAGTCCGATGATGGTGGGGTGGTTTCAACCAAAGAGAATGAAGAGGATGAACCAATGGATATTTGAGCCTACAACTTGTCAACTTATTTATTTTGCTGCATAGAACTTATCTGAGTTAGATAAACTAAGTGTCTATGTGTGAATTGTGATTGTGTGAACTGCTGTCATGTGTGCTGGACTGTTGTCCTTTTTATTTGTATTTGAGACTATCTTTTGTGTTTGATTGAATGAGAATGATTgctaccattttttttttggaatttatagTTTATATTTGAAGCACATACTCatggattgttatttattttgcagATTTATCGCCTTCCAATCAAGGATTCGTCATCAAAACTACAATATCCTTGATGTCCTAATTAGATCTTAGCATCTTATACATGTTTACATAAGTACTTTATACCAACCGATTAATGATCGACCAATTAATTCAGTTAATCCCAGATTAACCGATTAATCCCTACTCCTTGGCCGGACGTGCAGCTACCGATCACCGATTTTTTGAATAATGAGAGTCATAACAACCATGAACCAACATAATATGTGCTAGCAAAATTATAAGAACCAACTAAAATTAGAAACCGATTAATACAGTGCTAGTGGCTATTGCGCATTGCGCTAGGCCGCTAAACAGTATTTTAGCTAATTTCTAGAATGTGGCATAATGGACAATCGACTCGATTGTTCCCAGATCCGCCCTTCTATGAGTATTAACTTGCATCTCCTACTTGACTTTCCAAAAAAGCAATTAGTGTATAATCATattaaattattacatcacataagTCATCACTCATGAGActttttgtgtttcttttttgtatttctttcttttcttgactaatgaactttCTCAGTTAGTCATATTTGTTGTCCAAGAACTGTGCTCTGAAGCACACGGCGGCCAAAAACTTGATCAATGACCACAAGTAAACAGACTAAATCCCCTAGACGGGGTTACTTCCATTAATTCAGCAAACCCAGCCCAGCATGTTGTTCTGCCCATACAAGTTAGAGACTATCTGCTATGGACACTTTACACTATGCTTTCTCCAAATACAACATGGGATCTATGCATAATTAAATTCTAATCTACAGTTGATAATATCATAATAATACTGAAAATTCTTCTGGAAATGAGAAACTAAAAATAGGCAGGGCAACCAGGATTCAAAATGGGAAGCCTACGAGGACAGAAACCTAGCAGTATTCATAAATCAAATGCAAAAGAGATTGAAATAGAAATGATATTGCCCCTTCTAAGAGCACAGCCTGGTAAGGTTCCACTCACAATCTAAAAATTAAGGGAATGTGGATAAGTTCAAGATAAAACATCGAGAGAATGAGAACATTTACCCTGTGCCCGCCTTTCGGTATTGGCCACATCAGCACGTAGCTTCTCAGCCTGTTTAGTCATGGTTATCAGGTTCATTTCCATTGTCTGCATCTGCTCAACTTGCTTGATGTTTGtatttttctcaaattcaaattgagaTCTTCCAATGCAAAGGGAAAAACACATCATATTAACAAAAACCTATTTACCACCAAGGCTTAGGTTGGTAGGAAAATGTGAGGAACATTATCACAAACCGTAGACTATGATGCTCTTTCCGTAGCCCATCTAGCTCAGCAAGCAACTCAGGAAGGCTTTTATTGTCACCAGATGCAGAGAGTTTCTGTCGTTCTTTGGTCATATTCTCTATCTCAAGGGTTAGCATTTGCCTTTCAGTAATAAGTCTCTTTGCCTCCATATGCACTTGGTGAAGCTCCTTCTTCACTGCATCACCACTATGTATGTCTGCATCCATTAATCTGATTCTCTCCCACAAATCTCTAATTTGCAAATCAGTCTCTGCCTGAACTTCACCTAGGTGGGCGCGAATCATTTGCATCTCTTTCTCAGTATCAACTATGTCCTGTCTCAAGACCACATGGCTTTTTGCTAACCGCTGATTCTCCCTGATAAGCTTTTCTACCTCTGCAGTCTGCATGGCTAGCTTGCTCTCCAGCATCTCCAGTGTGGCCGAAGAGTCCAAAGGTGAGCGGCTAGAGAAGCTGGCTGCAGCGAAGGAACCATGGCGCATCAGACCTGGAGCTTGGGCACTCAGTCCATCTAGGTGTTCACGATGAGACATTATCCTAAAAAGGAAAACAGCATTAAAAGGGGAGCTAACAAATGTAAAGTGCTTTCAATAACTGCAAGTAACAATTAAACTTATATATTACATCAGACCAATTGACATGGCACCCACCAGAGATTACAGAAGCACTTAGCAAATTCCACATATGTATTTTAATTTGAAAGGTTGCTGGTACTACATGTTTTTCCTATACATCGATATGTTCCGGGACATGCGTCCCAGAAGGTTCCTATCCAAGGAAAGCAACAAAGCCTACATATAATCAACTCAGTCAAAAGAGGACATTGCATTGATGGAATCAGTGCAGGACTGCAGGTATGTAAACAGCTCAACATTATCCAGCGTTGAGTGCACACAAAACAGCACTCTTCCAAGCCATTCATGCTTGAGTTCCAGTCACGGGGACATCTAAAACATAAGCTAAATCTATCTCCAACCACATGAGCATCAAATGGATCAGCTAAATCTGTCTCAAGAAATCATGACCTGACAACTCAATGATAGGATCTGGAAAATAGCACAGGGTGGGCCACAGGGAGAAGAAAACCAGCTACCTCAACAGCAACATCTATTAAACTGTGAACATTTCCACATGTCTATAAGTCTATTCCAAGATACTACGCAAGTATGAATTATGCAGCATTCAATTCCAGTGACTGCAAGCTACAGTATCTCCTGAAAAACTCACATCATCTAAGCGCATAGCATGCATCTCCTCTCAGGATGCACCATCTCTCACAAACCCTAGCACATTTGCAAACAGAAAGAATCCGTGCAGCAACACGAACATTTGCACTGATAATTGTGGAGGCAACCCGACTCATCACTCGGGAGAGGATAAGCATGTAGTACAACCCCTTAAGCATTAGAGGCGGACTTAGCGTTGGGCATGGGTGTTCAGCTGAACACAGCTGAACACCCGATCCTTCTTAATTTTTGGAAATTTGGATTAGATAGCTCACAAAGCAGGTAAGAGATCTATCTCCCAGAATAAATTGCATCCAAGCAAGTTAGGGCTCCTTACCAACGAAAGAAAACAACCCTAAATTGGGATGGGTcaccaatccaatccaatcgaCGCGTCAACGGGGGAAGTGTGACTGGCTGCCTGCCGTTCTTTGGTGGAGCACACCAGAATATGGCGGCTGCCGCTCTTCTTCTTCGGTGGAAGGAGGAGTTCACAGCGGTTACAGTCTTACAGAGTGGCCGAATCGAGTCAGTGGGAGGTGCAGTGTGGTTGGTGTTTATCGAGGGAGATTCTGAGTCAGCCTAGTGCTTGTCTCAACCAGTTTTTGGGCTAATCCCAGCCCGATGTGGGAAGGCCGGAAGCCCAGATTGATTACTAATATGCTTTTTCCccctaaaaaacaaatatactTTTTTCAGTCATGTAAAAAAGGAACCTCTATTTCCACTTCAAACAAAGAAATTTATATTGGAAGACTATTTTTACAACACCATGTGGTGTAACTGACCCGCTTGTAATTGTATAGGAAATGGACATCGGCATGTGTATTAGCTTATAAGtggtgtaaaaatattgtagctACATATAAATAGAACAATCTATTAGTTCCTAACTATAATCTGACTAACTTAAGGTATACTATATAAGAATCACCTATGAGCTATATAATCAACTTATAAGCACATAAACTAACTTGCaagtatattaaaaaatatttgtaagtACAATTCAAAGTCTTTTAGTGTCCTATAGACAACTTTTGAAGGACAGGAGCTCAACCCAAAAGTTTTGGTTTGGTCCACCGATTAACAGCGCCATTCAAGACAAATGGAGTAGGAAAAGTTGTGTTCGCCCACATCGAGCCAAAGCTCTCTTATCACCATTGCACCAAGAGCATTTTGCAAAGTTATTTAATAGATATGTTACTAATATTTGGTCAAGTATTATGTGTTTCCTTATTACCCATAACACTCTCTATGCCTATCTCTTTTCGAGTTACCTTGATCAACAAACCTCTCTCTGCGCACATTCAGACAACACTGAGTGATTGCAAAGAGAGGAGGCATAGTAGACAAACAACACGGTCTATAGTACTAGCATCAATAACCAACATTAGTCATTAGAACAGTTTTAACTTTTTAGTTGTAATTGTGTCTCTCATTCCTAGTCATTAATTTTCTATCGAAAATGTATTTTGTTATAGATCTTAATGTGTTTTAAAGTGGAGTACTTACACCAAATGTCTGGCACTATCCAGAACCATCCTACACAGGGATGGCAATCAGGCGCGACGGGACGGGTGGACCTTTTCATACTCGTACCCGTCAGTTTTATCTCACTTACGGACATACCCATGAACACTGACGTGCGAAGAACCCATCACCCGCGGGGCATGCCCGTGTGCCAGCCAACATTTCCGACCCTTCTCACCCCTAACCtcaaatttaactattatttacGTAATCAGACTGATTCTTGAGACAATATCTAACAATTTCCAATACAAAAATAACCTCTACTGCAACCATAAAAGCACTGTTCGACATCAGTGTTCTCTTAACACTTTCTCCATAAAAAATACAAGACGACCACTGCAAGTTAGTTTAACAAAATACAAGAAGACCCTTAACCTCAGTCCTCAAATCAGTTCAACACCTGAAATCACTAAACAGCTAGAAATAATAACCTGTCCGAGTGGGGCGTCGAGTCTGCAGCGGCAATTGCCGATCTCCCGCAAGCGGCTGCACCTCCGTGGTCTCGCTCCTAGGCGATGGAGCTTCGTTGGCgtggaaggagaagaaggggccCCAGCTCAATGATTCGGAGTCTCAGCAGCGGCGCAGTTCGAGCAGCGCGGTGGCTTCGATGCCGGCGGCCCGGATCCGGCGGCTTGTTCCAGCTTCTCGCGCGTAGGCGCGtggccggccgcggccgccggcgaTGAGTAGATTTGAGACCGGAGAGTGAGAGAGGTAAGGAATTGTTGGTGGCGGCGGTTAGGGCTGTGGGGGTGACCGGGTGAGGGATGGTTTTTCGGTACAGATAAGTGTTACTAGGTTGATTCGCGCGCCTATGCGCACCCGTGGAATTTTAGTACTGGGTAGAGCAGCGGAGATAATATTTGGATAATATAATTATGGTAATATTGTctgataaaagaagactaaaaaattagagcAAAAGACGCGCTATGCCGCACCTGTTCTGTTTTTCGtgattgaactttttttttcatgtacaGAGCATGCTAAAAGAAGTCTAAACAAATTgggttcactaattttgggcATTTCATGATTTAGATAtgaatttttcaatatttaacatattcagTTAATTATAGTAAAAACAGTATCAATctcatacatgcatataattttaaaatGTAGATGACAGAAATACGAACCCAATAAAATtggtttaatatttttttgagttctagatgtttttctatgaattttagattatttcaatcgatttatcaatataactaatatttattttggcatatttattttaaaaatcaaaatactcTGAAATACCTTTTTTTAATCGTGATCCAC harbors:
- the LOC133888059 gene encoding protein FLX-like 4 isoform X1, with amino-acid sequence MSHREHLDGLSAQAPGLMRHGSFAAASFSSRSPLDSSATLEMLESKLAMQTAEVEKLIRENQRLAKSHVVLRQDIVDTEKEMQMIRAHLGEVQAETDLQIRDLWERIRLMDADIHSGDAVKKELHQVHMEAKRLITERQMLTLEIENMTKERQKLSASGDNKSLPELLAELDGLRKEHHSLRSQFEFEKNTNIKQVEQMQTMEMNLITMTKQAEKLRADVANTERRAQAAQAAAAAQASGAQVTLSQPGTAQATAVSAATNPYASAYANYPSTYQPGTQAAAYQQGTQAGAYTYTTAYDAASAYQMHAAQANAYAGYSGYPVPGYAQSAVPSYPAGYTVPPNPVSSCAATDVASLYGAVGSAGYPAGQVQSSSGTANAGQAPPPPSAPYPGAYDPTRGAQRLTPGSVM
- the LOC133888059 gene encoding protein FLX-like 4 isoform X2, yielding MSHREHLDGLSAQAPGLMRHGSFAAASFSSRSPLDSSATLEMLESKLAMQTAEVEKLIRENQRLAKSHVVLRQDIVDTEKEMQMIRAHLGEVQAETDLQIRDLWERIRLMDADIHSGDAVKKELHQVHMEAKRLITERQMLTLEIENMTKERQKLSASGDNKSLPELLAELDGLRKEHHSLRSQFEFEKNTNIKQVEQMQTMEMNLITMTKQAEKLRADVANTERRAQAQAAAAAQASGAQVTLSQPGTAQATAVSAATNPYASAYANYPSTYQPGTQAAAYQQGTQAGAYTYTTAYDAASAYQMHAAQANAYAGYSGYPVPGYAQSAVPSYPAGYTVPPNPVSSCAATDVASLYGAVGSAGYPAGQVQSSSGTANAGQAPPPPSAPYPGAYDPTRGAQRLTPGSVM
- the LOC133888059 gene encoding protein FLX-like 4 isoform X4, whose product is MSHREHLDGLSAQAPGLMRHGSFAAASFSSRSPLDSSATLEMLESKLAMQTAEVEKLIRENQRLAKSHVVLRQDIVDTEKEMQMIRAHLGEVQAETDLQIRDLWERIRLMDADIHSGDAVKKELHQVHMEAKRLITERQMLTLEIENMTKERQKLSASGDNKSLPELLAELDGLRKEHHSLRSQFEFEKNTNIKQVEQMQTMEMNLITMTKQAEKLRADVANTERRAQAAQAAAAAQASGAQVTLSQPGTAQATAVSAATNPYASAYANYPSTYQPGTQAAAYQQGTQAGAYTYTTAYDAASAYQMHAAQANAYAGYSGYPVPGYAQSAVPSYPAGYTVPPNPVSSCAATDVASLYGAVGSAGYPAGQVQSSSGTANAGQAPPPPSAPYPGAYDPTRGAQRSAHR
- the LOC133888059 gene encoding protein FLX-like 4 isoform X3, coding for MSHREHLDGLSAQAPGLMRHGSFAAASFSSRSPLDSSATLEMLESKLAMQTAEVEKLIRENQRLAKSHVVLRQDIVDTEKEMQMIRAHLGEVQAETDLQIRDLWERIRLMDADIHSGDAVKKELHQVHMEAKRLITERQMLTLEIENMTKERQKLSASGDNKSLPELLAELDGLRKEHHSLRSQFEFEKNTNIKQVEQMQTMEMNLITMTKQAEKLRADVANTERRAQAAQAAAAAQASGAQVTLSQPGTAQATAVSAATNPYASAYANYPSTYQPGTQAAAYQQGTQAGAYTYTTAYDAASAYQMHAAQANAYAGYSGYPVPGYAQSAVPSYPAGYTVPPNPVSSCAATDVASLYGAVGSAGYPAGQVQSSSGTANAGQAPPPPSAPYPGAYDPTRGAQRLLQNAT